In Wolinella succinogenes DSM 1740, a single genomic region encodes these proteins:
- a CDS encoding IS3 family transposase, with protein MSRKKGVSYTSEQKTRIVLEMLKEEETLAQIASRYQVTSQTLNSWKRQFLANASLAFEPAKALQEYKDQIQSKEQEIEELQKQLGKSVAEKEWLAKKLEGLDLSNKKALVESKPETISIARQCELLGISRSAYYYKPISLSRANLQIMHAIGEIATDNAEYGYRFIHQQLLEDGYRIGKERVLKYMRVMNLRALYPKKRKHTSIHNLEYKRYPYLLSQYHNSKKQVVVDRPGEVWSGDITYIRMNGGFMYLCAIIDWHSKAILAYKISNTMDASLAVDTLKEALQTHPAPRIFNSDQGSQYTSEEHTRLLEEHQIAISMNGKGRSIDNIAIERFFRTLKHSSIYINDYRTIKELKEGIKNYIHKYNFKRFHSSIEYRKPMNVYLEAQTVA; from the coding sequence ATGAGCCGTAAAAAAGGAGTGAGCTATACCTCCGAGCAGAAGACTAGGATTGTTTTGGAGATGCTCAAAGAGGAGGAGACCCTAGCCCAGATTGCCAGTCGTTATCAGGTCACCAGCCAGACGCTAAACAGCTGGAAGCGACAGTTTTTAGCCAACGCTTCCCTGGCCTTTGAGCCAGCTAAGGCTTTGCAGGAATACAAAGACCAGATACAAAGCAAAGAGCAGGAGATCGAAGAGCTACAAAAACAGCTGGGCAAATCGGTCGCCGAGAAGGAGTGGCTAGCAAAAAAGCTCGAGGGCTTGGACTTATCGAATAAAAAAGCTCTTGTCGAGTCCAAGCCCGAAACCATCAGTATCGCAAGGCAGTGTGAACTTCTGGGCATCAGCCGATCGGCCTACTACTATAAACCGATCTCCCTAAGTAGAGCCAACCTGCAGATCATGCACGCCATCGGCGAGATCGCCACCGATAACGCCGAGTATGGCTACCGCTTTATCCATCAGCAGCTTTTAGAAGATGGATATCGCATCGGCAAAGAGCGGGTGCTCAAATACATGCGGGTGATGAATTTGCGAGCTCTCTACCCGAAAAAGCGAAAGCACACCAGCATCCACAACCTGGAGTACAAACGCTACCCCTATCTGCTCAGCCAGTACCACAACAGCAAGAAGCAGGTAGTGGTGGATAGGCCCGGCGAGGTGTGGAGTGGTGATATCACCTACATCCGCATGAACGGTGGTTTCATGTATTTATGCGCCATCATCGACTGGCACTCCAAGGCGATACTCGCCTACAAGATCAGCAATACAATGGATGCCTCACTGGCCGTTGATACGCTCAAAGAGGCCCTGCAGACCCACCCAGCTCCCAGGATTTTTAACTCTGACCAGGGTAGCCAGTACACCAGTGAAGAGCATACCCGGCTGCTAGAGGAGCACCAGATCGCCATCTCCATGAATGGCAAGGGGCGGTCAATCGATAACATCGCTATTGAGCGGTTCTTTAGAACCCTCAAGCACAGTAGCATCTATATCAATGATTACAGAACCATCAAAGAGCTCAAGGAGGGCATCAAGAACTATATCCACAAATACAACTTCAAGCGATTTCACTCATCGATCGAATACCGAAAACCGATGAATGTCTACCTTGAAGCACAGACAGTAGCGTGA